The following proteins are encoded in a genomic region of Molothrus aeneus isolate 106 chromosome 12, BPBGC_Maene_1.0, whole genome shotgun sequence:
- the LOC136561628 gene encoding protein BTG1-like, with translation MRTEISTAAAFVTRLLRAAGGVGEEQLRCFRECLQEAMREHYRHHWFPLVPSKGSGYRCIRINHKMDPLIGKAAGMIGLSHERLFQLLPSELTLWVDPFEVSYRIGEDGSICVLYESPQPGGKAAKQLESRTSCKEEWRIGRSSPSKSYNMMTVSS, from the exons ATGAGGACCGAGATCTCCACGGCGGCCGCGTTCGTCACCCGCCTCCTGCGGGCCGCCGGCGGGGTCGGCGAGGAGCAGCTGCGGTGCTTCCGCGAGTGCCTGCAGGAGGCGATGCGCG AGCACTACAGGCACCACTGGTTCCCCCTGGTGCCCTCCAAGGGCTCCGGCTACCGCTGCATCAGGATCAACCATAAGATGGACCCCTTGATAGGAAAGGCGGCGGGGATGATCGGACTGAGCCACGAGAGGCTCTTCCAGCTCTTACCCAGTGAATTAACGCTGTGGGTCGACCCCTTCGAAGTGTCCTATCGCATAGGTGAGGACGGGTCTATCTGTGTGCTGTACGAAAGCCCCCAGCCTGGGGGGAAGGCGGCCAAacagctggagagcaggacCAGCTGCAAGGAGGAGTGGAGGATTGGCAGATCCAGCCCTTCCAAGAGTTACAACATGATGACCGTTTCTAGTTAA